A region of Streptomyces cinnamoneus DNA encodes the following proteins:
- a CDS encoding DUF3017 domain-containing protein, whose product MSGENGAGATEGTGKAAGENGAAVTGETAEGAAGANGVSAKNGVSAKSSAGAKNGVGAEAGAGVTEGTGDAADAPAVGKSSRRPPRVTRDTARPEGGGRAAPGGAPAPARQWPLLAVFGATGLGLLIVAFDAFRVGTLLIGLAMLGGAALRWALPSVGMLAVRSRFTDIATYGGLGVAIVLLALMAQPHAWLKLPFLEDVLHFTVR is encoded by the coding sequence GTGAGCGGCGAGAACGGCGCGGGCGCGACGGAGGGCACCGGGAAGGCGGCCGGCGAGAACGGCGCGGCAGTCACCGGCGAGACGGCCGAAGGTGCGGCCGGCGCGAACGGCGTCAGCGCCAAGAACGGCGTCAGCGCCAAGAGCAGCGCTGGTGCCAAGAACGGCGTCGGCGCCGAGGCCGGAGCGGGCGTGACGGAGGGCACCGGCGACGCAGCCGACGCCCCCGCCGTCGGCAAGTCCTCCCGGAGGCCTCCCCGGGTCACCCGGGACACGGCCCGCCCCGAGGGCGGCGGGCGCGCCGCGCCCGGTGGCGCGCCGGCGCCCGCGCGCCAGTGGCCGCTGCTGGCGGTCTTCGGCGCCACGGGCCTCGGCCTGCTGATCGTCGCGTTCGACGCCTTCCGGGTGGGCACGCTCCTGATCGGGCTGGCCATGCTCGGGGGCGCGGCGCTGCGCTGGGCCCTGCCGTCCGTGGGCATGCTCGCCGTGCGCTCGCGCTTCACGGACATCGCCACGTACGGCGGTCTGGGAGTGGCGATCGTCCTGCTGGCCCTGATGGCTCAGCCGCACGCGTGGCTGAAGCTGCCGTTCCTGGAGGACGTGCTGCACTTCACCGTCCGGTAG
- a CDS encoding NADP-dependent isocitrate dehydrogenase, translating to MTKIKVAHPVVELDGDEMTRIIWQFIKDRLILPYLDVELKYFDLGIEHRDATNDQVTVDAANAIKQYGVGVKCATITPDEARVEEFGLKAMYRSPNGTIRNILGGVIFREPIIMGNVPRLVPGWTKPIVVGRHAFGDQYRATDLKVPGEGTLTMTFTPKDGSEPIELEVYEFPGAGVALSMYNLDESIRDFARASFRYGLDRGFPVYMSTKNTILKKYDGRFKDVFQEVFDAEFRTEFEAAGLTYEHRLIDDMVASALKWEGGYVWACKNYDGDVQSDIVAQGFGSLGLMTSVLMSPDGRTIEAEAAHGTVTRHYRQHQLGKPTSTNPIASIFAWTRGLAHRGKLDGTPEVTRFAETLERVCVETVEGGQMTKDLAVLISPEQPWLTTEQFLAALDQNLRTKLAV from the coding sequence ATGACCAAGATCAAGGTTGCCCATCCCGTCGTCGAGCTCGACGGCGACGAGATGACCCGCATCATCTGGCAGTTCATCAAGGACCGGCTGATCCTGCCGTACCTCGACGTCGAGCTGAAGTACTTCGACCTGGGCATCGAGCACCGCGACGCCACCAACGACCAGGTGACGGTCGACGCCGCCAACGCCATCAAGCAGTACGGCGTCGGGGTGAAGTGCGCGACGATCACGCCCGACGAGGCGCGGGTCGAGGAGTTCGGCCTCAAGGCGATGTACCGCTCGCCCAACGGCACCATCCGCAACATCCTCGGCGGTGTGATCTTCCGCGAGCCGATCATCATGGGCAACGTGCCGCGCCTGGTGCCGGGCTGGACGAAGCCGATCGTCGTCGGCCGTCACGCCTTCGGCGACCAGTACCGCGCGACCGACCTGAAGGTCCCCGGTGAGGGCACGCTCACCATGACGTTCACCCCGAAGGACGGTTCCGAACCGATCGAGCTCGAGGTCTACGAGTTCCCGGGCGCCGGCGTCGCGCTGTCGATGTACAACCTGGACGAGTCCATCCGCGACTTCGCGCGCGCCTCGTTCCGCTACGGCCTGGACCGCGGCTTCCCGGTCTACATGTCCACCAAGAACACGATCCTCAAGAAGTACGACGGCCGGTTCAAGGACGTCTTCCAGGAGGTCTTCGACGCCGAGTTCCGCACGGAGTTCGAGGCCGCGGGGCTGACCTACGAGCACCGCCTGATCGACGACATGGTCGCCTCGGCGCTGAAGTGGGAGGGCGGGTACGTCTGGGCCTGCAAGAACTACGACGGCGACGTCCAGTCCGACATCGTCGCGCAGGGCTTCGGCTCGCTGGGCCTGATGACGTCGGTCCTGATGTCGCCCGACGGTCGCACGATCGAGGCCGAGGCGGCGCACGGCACGGTCACCCGCCACTACCGCCAGCACCAGCTGGGCAAGCCGACCTCCACCAACCCGATCGCCTCGATCTTCGCCTGGACCCGCGGCCTGGCCCACCGCGGCAAGCTGGACGGCACCCCCGAGGTCACCCGGTTCGCGGAGACCCTGGAGCGGGTCTGCGTCGAGACCGTCGAAGGCGGCCAGATGACCAAGGACCTGGCCGTTCTGATCTCCCCCGAGCAGCCGTGGCTCACGACCGAGCAGTTCCTGGCGGCCCTTGATCAGAACCTCCGGACGAAGCTGGCGGTGTGA
- a CDS encoding helix-turn-helix domain-containing protein, translated as MPRWRALPEELDPQVREFAEQLRRLVERSGLSIAAVADRTGYSKTSWERYLNGRLLPPRGAAEALAEVTGTDVGHLGTLWELAERSWSRSELRHDVTMEAIRVAEARAALGEFGPSREEGDGAGAAEGKAKAKVKVKVRPAPRPENRPPQEDPLAGLPGPGESPDVRAQAVPVKARRAPLRPRRHAVLFTVGAVGALFVVAAAVLLLGAEDGPKAATGTVATPSVSSAPGMPAGVKCTGGDCTGQDPETMGCGGKHATTAGSATVGTSYLEVRYSRVCGAAWARITQAVPGDTLRISDTGGQARTESGKVDRGADAHTRMIAVTDSGQASACASLMSGRKGCTVPRAASEQPSESAGAAGAAEPGPTG; from the coding sequence ATGCCTCGCTGGAGGGCGCTACCAGAAGAACTCGACCCGCAGGTACGCGAGTTCGCCGAACAGTTGCGCAGACTCGTCGAGCGCAGCGGGCTCAGCATCGCCGCCGTCGCGGACCGCACCGGCTACAGCAAGACCTCGTGGGAGCGGTATCTGAACGGTCGTCTGCTGCCGCCTCGGGGGGCCGCTGAGGCCCTCGCCGAGGTGACCGGCACGGACGTCGGCCACCTGGGCACGCTGTGGGAGCTGGCCGAGCGGTCCTGGAGCCGCTCGGAGCTGCGGCACGACGTGACGATGGAGGCCATCCGCGTCGCCGAGGCCCGGGCGGCGCTGGGCGAGTTCGGCCCGTCGCGGGAGGAGGGCGACGGCGCCGGCGCCGCCGAGGGCAAGGCCAAGGCGAAGGTGAAGGTCAAGGTCCGCCCGGCGCCGCGCCCCGAGAATCGCCCGCCGCAGGAGGACCCGCTCGCGGGGCTGCCCGGTCCGGGGGAGTCGCCCGACGTCAGGGCGCAGGCCGTGCCCGTGAAGGCCCGGCGGGCACCGCTCCGGCCCCGGCGCCACGCGGTGCTCTTCACGGTGGGGGCCGTGGGCGCCCTCTTCGTGGTCGCCGCCGCCGTGCTGCTGCTCGGCGCCGAGGACGGCCCCAAGGCAGCGACCGGCACGGTGGCCACGCCCAGCGTGAGCAGTGCCCCCGGGATGCCCGCCGGGGTGAAGTGCACGGGCGGCGACTGCACGGGCCAGGACCCCGAGACGATGGGCTGCGGCGGCAAGCACGCGACGACGGCCGGCTCGGCCACGGTCGGCACGTCCTATCTGGAGGTGCGCTACAGCAGGGTCTGCGGCGCCGCCTGGGCCCGCATCACCCAGGCCGTGCCCGGGGACACCCTGCGCATAAGCGACACGGGTGGGCAGGCCCGCACGGAGAGCGGCAAGGTCGACCGGGGCGCCGACGCGCACACCCGCATGATCGCCGTCACGGACTCCGGGCAGGCCTCCGCGTGCGCGTCCCTGATGTCCGGCCGCAAGGGGTGCACGGTGCCGCGCGCGGCGTCCGAACAGCCGTCGGAGTCGGCGGGGGCGGCCGGGGCGGCGGAGCCGGGGCCGACGGGTTGA
- a CDS encoding malate dehydrogenase: MTRTPVNVTVTGAAGQIGYALLFRIASGHLLGADVPVKLRLLEIPQGLKAAEGTAMELDDCAFPLLRGIEITDDPNVAFDGANVGLLVGARPRTKGMERGDLLEANGGIFKPQGKAINDHAADDVKILVVGNPANTNALIAQAAAPDVPAERFTAMTRLDHNRAISQLAKKTGVAVSEIKKLTIWGNHSATQYPDIFHAEVAGKNAAEVVNDEQWLADTFIPTVAKRGAAIIEARGASSAASAANAAIDHVHTWVNGTAEGDWTSMGIPSDGSYGVPEGLISSFPVTVKDGKYEIVQGLEINDFSRARIDASVKELEEEREAVRGLGLI, encoded by the coding sequence ATGACCCGCACTCCCGTCAATGTCACCGTCACCGGCGCGGCCGGCCAGATCGGCTACGCGCTGCTCTTCCGCATCGCCTCCGGTCACCTCCTCGGCGCGGACGTGCCGGTCAAGCTGCGTCTGCTGGAGATCCCCCAGGGCCTGAAGGCCGCCGAGGGCACCGCGATGGAGCTGGACGACTGCGCGTTCCCGCTGCTGCGCGGCATCGAGATCACCGACGACCCGAACGTGGCCTTCGACGGCGCGAACGTCGGCCTCCTCGTCGGCGCCCGCCCCCGCACCAAGGGCATGGAGCGCGGCGACCTGCTGGAGGCCAACGGCGGCATCTTCAAGCCGCAGGGCAAGGCCATCAACGACCACGCCGCGGACGACGTCAAGATCCTCGTCGTCGGCAACCCGGCCAACACCAACGCCCTCATCGCCCAGGCCGCGGCGCCGGACGTGCCGGCCGAGCGCTTCACCGCGATGACCCGCCTGGACCACAACCGCGCCATCTCGCAGCTGGCGAAGAAGACCGGCGTCGCCGTCTCCGAGATCAAGAAGCTGACGATCTGGGGCAACCACTCGGCCACCCAGTACCCGGACATCTTCCACGCCGAGGTCGCCGGCAAGAACGCCGCCGAGGTCGTGAACGACGAGCAGTGGCTCGCGGACACCTTCATCCCGACCGTCGCCAAGCGCGGCGCCGCCATCATCGAGGCCCGTGGCGCCTCCTCGGCCGCCTCCGCCGCGAACGCCGCCATCGACCACGTCCACACCTGGGTCAACGGCACCGCCGAGGGCGACTGGACCTCCATGGGCATCCCGTCGGACGGCTCCTACGGCGTCCCGGAGGGCCTCATCTCCTCCTTCCCGGTCACCGTCAAGGACGGCAAGTACGAGATCGTCCAGGGCCTGGAGATCAACGACTTCTCGCGCGCCCGCATCGACGCTTCCGTCAAGGAGCTCGAGGAGGAGCGCGAGGCGGTCCGCGGTCTGGGCCTCATCTGA